A genome region from Cyprinus carpio isolate SPL01 chromosome B23, ASM1834038v1, whole genome shotgun sequence includes the following:
- the rab5if gene encoding uncharacterized protein RAB5IF, which translates to MTSSSKREEELHAVNGGLKQSTWSKAVRCKAVWDEKDEFLDVVYWFRQIIAVILGVIWGVAPLKGFLGIAIFCVINAGVLYVYFSSFQQVDEEEYGGTWELTKEGFMTSFALFLVVWIIFFTALHYD; encoded by the exons ATGACGAGCAGCTCGAAGCGAGAGGAGGAGCTTCACGCGGTGAACGGAGGACTGAAGCAGTCCACATGGAGCAAAGCCGTCCGCTGCAAAGCCGTGTGGGACGAGAAG GATGAGTTTTTAGACGTCGTCTACTGGTTCCGGCAAATCATCGCTGTCATCTTGGGTGTGATATGGGGTGTGGCACCTCTGAAAGGGTTTCTGGGGATAGCCAT ATTCTGTGTCATCAACGCAGGCGTCCTGTACGTGTACTTCAGCAGTTTCCAGCAGGTGGATGAGGAGGAGTACGGGGGAACATGGGAGCTCACCAAAGAGGGCTTCATGACttcatttgctttgtttctg gTGGTCTGGATCATCTTCTTCACGGCGCTACACTACGACTGA
- the LOC109066469 gene encoding LOW QUALITY PROTEIN: zinc fingers and homeoboxes protein 3-like (The sequence of the model RefSeq protein was modified relative to this genomic sequence to represent the inferred CDS: inserted 2 bases in 1 codon) — protein sequence MASKRKSTVPCMIPVKAMHLQDDFELDRLSPSTQDIGFSVTEEESGKSSQSLDESTGQEAGDTHKDGGIYTCRPCNFETQDLNLFLDHVYSGHPDFRIDPWFFCVDCGVSAAKFEGLALHNARVHPSTINTTLQLKKKDNRIKVEQSLCGEPCESISSKEYEISITKTPIMKMLKGKSEPKRIVVSHPATDDPPPVITKVVEKSDSPAVTVTHVPTIVHNGAASKVALPSAIQIVNGSGALPMLKTAVTQVISVVQNRSLNQHSAPITVSSSHSSSASSSSSTKNLPKVMVPLSSIPTYNASMDNSSFLKTSFSKFPYPTKAELCYLTVVTKYPEEQIKIWFTAQRLKQGISWSPEEIEDARRKMFNTIIQAAPSNSQQQRHTHHTTTQPTITVLGTTGIPHILQGSLVGQGGVIVTQPMMANGIQVSSAPVALAVTPKPQAAAKHTMQARPAAALVADKGISMVLGTVGSSSSGNCSSSSSSNAVSSTSSLCSQASVISIGSSSPAKSNSNSKVKVNTPGINATCIQSNGNVVKSEGXKGSSEAKTNINSKDIVSTASTTPATTSASTTTTDSAVPSKSDSPVSMNSRIFPTTNFLDPSFNKTKKSQEQLAALKESFLVSQFPNQEEVDRLISLTGLSVREVRKWFSDRRYHFRNLKGSRSSGGGQIVTSGSISQLDTPAAVDLSENCTPPERPKTPQQSPLSPSQTSSPPTPTRRPPRPPSPDFTAIRYKEREPHQVRALEASFAQDPDPQSEEVDRLRIETKMTRREIHGWFAERRRRVAAEKKKEEAERAEREDDLVGEAEEHRINKEKNCNEETHEADDSCKETQEDKEEKQKDETGSEPKVNPIKINLKMLKVTESNGKGEPEGSQLNEANRAQSLSQTAVPQTSPYRGKKTPEQLHLLKQVFARTHWPSSPQYNELITKTGLPRPEVVRWFGDCRYVLKNGQLKWLESYQTMVDEEDFQKDNISVLKEHLDKHGKLDETKLEEIVKSSGLGEESIGAWFVNKTPLLLEERNSESTAGVMTKPSSATPTEAAPASQHPDHEVVKVEQSGSSLISNDQTKKSVVEISTNTKESD from the exons ATGGCTAGCAAGAGGAAGTCAACCGTTCCATGCATGATTCCTGTAAAAGCCATGCATCTGCAGGATGACTTTGAGCTGGACAGACTTTCCCCTTCAACCCAGGACATTGGCTTTTCTGTTACAGAGGAAGAAAGTGGAAAAAGCAGTCAAAGTTTGGATGAGTCCACTGGGCAAGAAGCAGGTGATACCCATAAAGATGGCGGCATTTACACTTGTAGGCCATGTAACTTTGAGACCCAGGACCTAAATCTTTTCCTTGATCATGTCTACAGTGGGCACCCAGATTTCCGCATTGACCCTTGGTTTTTTTGCGTGGATTGTGGGGTTAGTGCAGCAAAATTTGAGGGCTTGGCACTGCACAATGCCCGTGTCCATCCGAGTACAATAAACACCACACTTCAGCTCAAAAAGAAGGACAATAGAATCAAAGTAGAGCAGAGTCTTTGCGGGGAGCCTTGTGAAAGCATTAGCTCTAAAGAATATGAGATATCCATCACCAAGACACCAATCATGAAAATGCTGAAGGGTAAATCAGAACCCAAAAGGATTGTAGTTTCCCACCCTGCAACTGATGACCCTCCCCCCGTTATTACCAAAGTGGTGGAGAAAAGTGACTCTCCTGCAGTTACGGTCACTCATGTGCCCACTATTGTACACAATGGAGCAGCCAGCAAAGTTGCCCTGCCATCGGCCATACAGATTGTGAATGGCTCTGGGGCTTTGCCCATGCTGAAGACAGCTGTTACACAAGTCATATCCGTTGTGCAGAACAGAAGTCTCAATCAACACTCTGCTCCAATCACTGTCTCCTCATCCCACTCCTCTTCGGCATCCTCATCATCAAGTACTAAGAATCTTCCAAAAGTAATGGTCCCCCTGAGCAGCATTCCTACTTACAATGCATCCATGGACAATAGCAGTTTCTTAAAGACATCCTTTAGCAAGTTCCCTTATCCAACCAAGGCTGAGCTTTGCTACCTTACTGTAGTCACCAAATACCCCGAGGAGCAGATCAAGATCTGGTTCACAGCACAGAGGCTGAAACAAGGAATCAGCTGGTCTCCAGAGGAAATAGAAGATGCCCGCAGAAAAATGTTCAATACCATCATACAGGCAGCACCCTCAAACAGCCAACAGCAACGGCACACCCACCACACCACTACTCAACCAACTATCACAGTTCTGGGCACAACTGGCATCCCTCATATCTTACAAGGTAGCCTTGTTGGGCAAGGAGGGGTGATTGTCACCCAGCCGATGATGGCTAATGGAATTCAGGTCAGCAGTGCCCCTGTTGCATTAGCCGTAACACCTAAACCTCAGGCTGCTGCAAAGCATACGATGCAGGCCAGACCCGCGGCAGCCCTGGTGGCCGATAAAGGAATCAGCATGGTTTTAGGCACTGTTGGTAGCAGCAGTAGTGGAAATTGCagtagtagcagcagcagcaatgcTGTAAGTAGTACAAGCAGCTTATGTAGCCAGGCTAGTGTAATCAGTATTGGTAGCAGCAGCCCTGCTAAGTCAAATAGCAACAGTAAAGTTAAGGTCAATACACCGGGTATTAATGCCACTTGCATTCAGAGCAACGGTAACGTTGTGAAAAGTGAGGG AAAAGGCAGTTCTGAGGCTAAAACCAACATTAACAGCAAGGACATTGTTTCAACTGCCAGTACCACTCCAGCCACAACCTCTGCATCTACGACTACAACAGATAGCGCAGTACCAAGTAAATCAGACTCTCCTGTCTCTATGAACTCTCGTATATTCCCCACCACTAACTTCCTGGACCCCAGCTTTAACAAAACCAAAAAGTCGCAGGAACAGCTGGCAGCCTTAAAGGAGAGCTTCCTTGTTAGCCAGTTTCCTAATCAGGAGGAAGTAGACCGACTTATAAGCCTAACTGGTCTGTCTGTACGTGAAGTACGGAAATGGTTCAGCGACCGCCGCTACCACTTCCGGAATCTGAAAGGTTCAAGGTCAAGCGGCGGAGGTCAAATTGTTACTAGTGGTAGCATTTCCCAACTGGATACTCCTGCTGCTGTGGACCTGTCCGAAAACTGTACACCCCCAGAGAGGCCCAAAACTCCCCAGCAGTCACCTCTCAGCCCCTCACAGACATCATCCCCACCAACTCCAACACGGCGTCCTCCACGCCCCCCATCACCAGATTTCACAGCGATACGGTACAAAGAGCGAGAGCCCCACCAGGTTCGTGCTTTGGAGGCCAGCTTTGCACAGGACCCAGATCCACAGAGTGAAGAAGTTGACCGGTTAAGAATAGAAACCAAGATGACTCGCCGTGAGATCCATGGTTGGTTTGCTGAGCGACGGAGGAGGGTAGCagcagagaagaagaaagaggaagcTGAGAGGGCAGAAAGGGAAGATGATCTGGTGGGAGAAGCAGAGGAGCATCgaataaacaaggaaaaaaactgcAATGAGGAAACCCATGAAGCTGACGATTCCTGCAAGGAAACACAAGAAGACAAAGAGGAGAAACAGAAGGATGAGACCGGTAGTGAGCCGAAAGTTAACCCTATCAAAATCAATCTCAAAATGCTGAAAGTTACTGAATCTAATGGAAAAGGAGAGCCAGAGGGCAGTCAACTGAATGAGGCTAACAGGGCACAATCTCTCTCTCAGACAGCTGTTCCTCAGACCTCCCCATACCGAGGAAAGAAGACACCGGAACAACTCCACCTGCTGAAGCAAGTCTTTGCACGCACCCACTGGCCGAGTAGTCCCCAGTACAATGAGCTGATAACTAAAACAGGCCTACCGCGACCAGAGGTGGTACGTTGGTTTGGAGATTGCCGCTATGTCCTGAAGAATGGCCAGCTCAAGTGGCTTGAGAGTTACCAGACCATGGTAGACGAGGAAGACTTCCAGAAAGATAACATTAGTGTCCTAAAGGAGCACCTAGACAAACATGGTAAACTAGATGAGACTAAGTTGGAGGAGATTGTCAAATCAAGTGGGTTAGGTGAGGAATCAATCGGCGCGTGGTTTGTAAATAAGACGCCACTTTTATTGGAGGAAAGGAACTCTGAGAGCACAGCAGGTGTGATGACTAAACCATCATCTGCAACCCCAACTGAAGCTGCTCCAGCATCACAACATCCAGACCATGAAGTTGTAAAGGTGGAGCAGTCAGGAAGCAGCCTAATCTCTAATGATCAAACCAAGAAGTCAGTAGTTGAGATATCAACAAATACTAAAG AGTCTGACTGA